In a genomic window of Desulfosporosinus sp. Sb-LF:
- a CDS encoding MFS transporter yields MFIFRTDNEQNTEQTVDKKALIFGLMSVFLCGIGFTIIAPVVPFLVQPYTSNPGEQAIVVTLLTSVYAVCVFFAAPGLGALSDRYGRRPVLLVCLLGSAIGYLVFGIGGALWVLFAGRIIDGITGGTISTIFAYFADIIPPEQRTKYFGWVSAVVGVGTVIGPTLGGLLARFGYSVPMYFGAIITLLNVVYGFFFMPESLDKNNRLKKITFSRLNPFTQLINVLSMKNLKRLLVSAFLLWIPNGSLQAVFSQFTMDTFSWKPALIGLMFSIMGVQDIISQGFIMPKLLIKLSDKQIAILGMVSEIIGYSLIAASALFSFYPLFIAGMFIFGFGDSIFGPSFNGMVSKSVDSSEQGRIQGGSQSIQALARMIGPIIGGQIYVSLGHAAPAFMGMILIAAAIPVLYKGTHVNM; encoded by the coding sequence GTGTTCATATTTAGAACGGACAATGAACAGAACACAGAACAAACCGTAGATAAAAAGGCTTTAATATTCGGTCTTATGTCTGTGTTTCTTTGCGGAATAGGCTTCACTATCATAGCACCTGTCGTCCCATTCTTAGTGCAGCCTTATACAAGCAATCCGGGAGAACAAGCTATAGTTGTTACGCTGCTGACCTCTGTTTATGCAGTCTGCGTGTTTTTTGCGGCCCCCGGACTTGGAGCTTTGAGCGATAGATATGGCCGTCGTCCAGTACTCTTAGTATGCCTTTTGGGTTCCGCAATCGGGTACTTAGTTTTTGGCATAGGAGGAGCTCTATGGGTACTATTTGCTGGGCGCATAATAGATGGTATAACAGGCGGGACCATAAGCACTATCTTCGCATATTTTGCAGACATCATTCCTCCAGAACAGAGAACCAAATACTTTGGGTGGGTGAGTGCGGTTGTAGGTGTAGGCACCGTCATTGGTCCAACTCTAGGCGGATTACTTGCCAGGTTTGGTTATTCTGTACCTATGTATTTTGGAGCAATAATAACTTTATTAAATGTTGTTTATGGATTCTTTTTTATGCCTGAGAGCCTTGACAAGAATAATAGATTGAAAAAAATTACCTTTTCAAGACTGAATCCATTCACACAGCTTATAAACGTACTTTCCATGAAAAACTTAAAAAGGCTACTTGTCTCAGCGTTCTTACTTTGGATCCCCAACGGATCTTTACAGGCAGTTTTTTCACAATTTACAATGGATACTTTCAGTTGGAAGCCTGCACTAATCGGACTTATGTTTTCAATTATGGGCGTCCAAGACATTATTTCACAAGGTTTCATAATGCCAAAGCTTTTGATAAAACTTAGTGATAAACAGATCGCAATTCTTGGAATGGTTTCGGAGATTATAGGCTACAGTCTTATTGCAGCATCGGCTTTATTCTCGTTCTATCCTCTTTTTATCGCTGGAATGTTTATATTTGGTTTTGGAGATTCGATCTTTGGGCCTTCATTCAATGGGATGGTCTCCAAGTCTGTCGATTCTAGTGAACAAGGAAGGATTCAAGGAGGTAGCCAATCTATTCAGGCTTTAGCAAGAATGATTGGGCCTATCATTGGTGGTCAAATCTATGTATCACTTGGTCATGCCGCACCCGCTTTTATGGGTATGATCCTTATAGCAGCGGCAATACCAGTTTTGTATAAGGGTACGCATGTAAATATGTAA
- a CDS encoding cytidylate kinase-like family protein — translation MRREFPLVISISRQLGSGGSELGKNIANKLNFLFLDREIVRAAADKFGILDEELVNNDEKINSVWKTLLHSLQYADLSYTPVPNLIVPNDREIYEVEAGIILKTASAKPVVIVGRGASYILKDHPKHISIFLHADIEFRQLRTQKMFNLSTTKALKLINETDIARQRHLHKFTGQDMYDTRNYNLTIDTSIVGLDNAEKTIIQYIQLRDPSLLK, via the coding sequence ATGCGACGTGAATTTCCGCTTGTAATTTCAATTAGCCGTCAATTAGGCAGCGGTGGTAGCGAACTAGGAAAAAATATTGCAAATAAACTAAACTTTTTATTCCTTGATCGTGAAATTGTTCGTGCAGCAGCGGACAAATTTGGCATCCTTGATGAAGAATTAGTTAATAACGATGAAAAAATCAACTCAGTTTGGAAAACCCTACTACATAGCCTCCAATATGCAGATTTATCTTATACTCCTGTACCGAATCTAATAGTACCAAATGATAGAGAGATATATGAAGTAGAAGCTGGCATCATATTAAAAACAGCAAGCGCGAAACCAGTTGTTATTGTAGGTAGAGGTGCTTCATACATTCTTAAAGACCATCCCAAGCACATCAGTATTTTTTTGCATGCTGACATCGAATTTCGCCAATTGAGAACTCAAAAAATGTTCAATCTTTCTACGACAAAGGCCTTAAAGCTTATAAACGAGACAGATATTGCTCGCCAGAGACATCTTCATAAGTTTACTGGTCAAGACATGTATGATACAAGAAATTACAACCTAACTATTGATACGAGCATTGTTGGGCTTGACAATGCGGAAAAAACTATTATTCAATATATTCAACTACGAGATCCTAGTCTGCTCAAATAA
- a CDS encoding MarR family transcriptional regulator, giving the protein MNKEEQVMTGFRDLLNKMVWLNKFKMEDSLKGYKSSEVHCIEYIGRNIDSNVTKLAESFYMTSGAISKITKKLIKKGIIESYQKPDNKKEIYFRLTEQGKVIYKIHEELHKEFQERDKAVFEQVTEEQFDSMLSFVEKYSRHLDAEIKKLGIDIKSE; this is encoded by the coding sequence ATGAACAAGGAAGAACAGGTCATGACGGGTTTCAGGGACTTATTAAACAAGATGGTTTGGCTTAATAAGTTTAAGATGGAAGACAGTCTTAAGGGTTATAAGTCTTCTGAAGTACATTGCATCGAATACATTGGAAGAAATATAGATTCCAACGTGACAAAACTTGCAGAGTCCTTTTATATGACTAGTGGTGCCATAAGTAAAATAACTAAGAAGCTCATAAAAAAAGGCATTATCGAAAGCTACCAGAAGCCTGATAATAAGAAAGAAATCTATTTTAGGCTTACTGAGCAAGGGAAAGTAATTTATAAAATCCATGAGGAACTGCACAAAGAGTTTCAAGAGCGGGATAAAGCCGTATTTGAGCAGGTAACCGAGGAACAATTTGACAGTATGCTTAGCTTCGTGGAAAAGTATAGTAGGCATTTGGATGCAGAAATAAAGAAACTGGGTATAGATATTAAGTCGGAATAA
- a CDS encoding flavin reductase family protein — MKKIKIQNQPFGPFPTMIIGADVNGKPNYVTVGACGVVSLKPVLYVSLKSTHYTTPGVKENGYFSVNIPPTSMVEQTDYCGIVSGKTVDKSSLFTPFYDELGRAPMIKECSMNFLCKVIQVIPLFDFEMFLGEIVAVYVNEDCITDGKPNPLKLNPIIMMGANYYSLNEVVGNLFRTGLKLSEK; from the coding sequence ATGAAAAAGATTAAAATTCAAAATCAACCTTTTGGTCCCTTTCCAACGATGATTATTGGAGCAGATGTTAATGGAAAGCCCAATTATGTTACTGTGGGAGCATGTGGGGTAGTAAGTTTGAAGCCAGTGCTTTATGTTTCATTAAAAAGCACCCATTATACAACACCAGGGGTTAAGGAAAACGGGTACTTTAGCGTGAACATTCCCCCGACTTCCATGGTTGAACAGACAGATTATTGTGGAATTGTGTCAGGAAAAACAGTCGATAAGTCAAGCTTATTTACTCCCTTCTATGACGAATTGGGAAGAGCACCAATGATAAAGGAATGCTCAATGAATTTCCTCTGCAAAGTAATTCAGGTTATTCCTTTATTTGATTTTGAAATGTTTTTAGGAGAGATTGTTGCTGTATATGTTAATGAGGACTGCATCACAGATGGTAAGCCAAACCCGTTGAAACTGAATCCCATTATTATGATGGGTGCTAACTATTATAGCTTAAATGAGGTTGTAGGGAATCTTTTCAGAACAGGGTTAAAGCTATCGGAGAAATAA